A portion of the Pagrus major chromosome 8, Pma_NU_1.0 genome contains these proteins:
- the LOC141001366 gene encoding probable polypeptide N-acetylgalactosaminyltransferase 8 produces the protein MRAASLKRPVLILVGIGLVLFVSISLMKRPEGTAVANKEVDTPRLSRSSSDLEASIGNLYNVIKTFEKKQDTMQKMLEVEIEEHRKAAEQPPAKKEPEQKEKPEAEIQDQKEAPKEKKFKKVFPSSPLFINWGGNLTEEEQKEAEGLFQKYGYNVFLSDRLPLDRVLPDTRDPRCLKKSYPKDLPSVGVVLIYLDEALSIIKRALRSIIDRTPKNLLKEIIMVDDNSSNEDLKGDLDIYVKMLEQQNPDLRIARVRHDEQKGLAFARASGWRAATADVVAILDAHIEVHEMWAEPMLTQIKADRTTVVSPVFDRINYDDLKVIEYLPAAQAFDWNLWCMYEGFTPEYYKLNDGSLPGKSPSVMGILVAERKFLGEIGLLDEGMKVYGGENVELGIRVWTCGGSVEVVPCSKIAHIARFHKPYVPDLDAAMKRNALRVAEVWMDEYKHNVNLAWNLPFENHGIDIGDVSERKKLRERLNCKPFKWYLENVYPKLDPWDNLLGYGGMKNLDADMCLDQGPVPGHTPIAFPCYFYGPQHTFYSANGELYIGGIKSHKHNDNRCITDIGNKETEPGLYNCKEAMQKGMGIYWDFTQGKELKNKETKRCLEIKDKKLIVQECSGQRWEIQNVIKAF, from the exons ATGAGAGCGGCGTCATTAAAGCGGCCAGTCCTCATATTGGTGGGGATTGGGCTCGTCCTCTTTGTGAGCATCTCTCTAATGAAAAGACCTGAGGGCACAGCGGTGGCCAACAAAGAGGTGGACACACCACGTCTGAGCAGGAGCTCTTCTGATCTGGAGGCCAGCATTGGCAATCTCT ACAATGTAATCAAAACTTTTGAGAAAAAGCAAGATACCATGCAGAAAATGCTGGAAGTGGAAATAGAGGAACACAGAAAAGCTGCAGAACAGCCACCAGCCAAAAAGGAACcagagcagaaagaaaaaccTGAAGCAGAGATCCAGGACCAAAAGGAGGCGCccaaagagaaaaagttcaagAAAGTGTTCCCCAGCTCTCCCCTTTTTATTAACTGGGGGGGAAATCTGactgaggaagaacaaaaaGAGGCAGAGGGTTTGTTTCAGAAGTATGGATACAATGTTTTTCTGAGCGATCGCCTTCCTCTTGATCGAGTTCTTCCAGATACCAGAGATCCAAG GTGCTTGAAAAAAAGTTACCCGAAGGACCTGCCAAGTGTCGGAGTGGTGTTGATCTACCTGGACGAGGCCCTGTCTATCATCAAAAGAGCCCTACGCAGCATCATCGACCGCACCCCTAAAAACCTGCTGAAGGAGATAATAATGGTGGATGACAACAGCTCAAATG AGGACCTGAAGGGGGACCTTGACATTTACGTGAAGATGCTTGAGCAGCAGAACCCAGATCTGCGTATCGCAAGGGTGAGGCACGACGAGCAGAAAGGCCTCGCTTTCGCCAGGGCCTCTGGATGGAGGGCTGCTACTGCGGACGTGGTGGCCATCCTGGACGCACACATCGAAGTCCATGAGATGTG GGCCGAACCTATGCTGACACAGATCAAAGCTGACCGAACGACGGTGGTTTCTCCTGTGTTTGACAGAATCAACTATGATGACCTCAAGGTTATTGAATACCTTCCAGCAGCACAAGCCTTCGACTGGAATTTATGGTGCATGTATGAGGGGTTTACGCCCGAGTATTACAAACTCAACGACGGCTCGTTGCCTGGAAA GAGTCCATCCGTCATGGGAATCCTCGTCGCTGAAAGGAAGTTTCTTGGAGAAATTGGACTCCTCGATGAAGGAATGAAAGTTTACGGCGGAGAAAATGTTGAGCTGGGAATTCGT GTGTGGACGTGTGGAGGCAGTGTTGAAGTAGTTCCGTGCTCCAAGATTGCCCACATCGCAAGATTTCATAAGCCGTACGTACCTGACCTGGACGCTGCCATGAAGAGAAACGCCCTGAGGGTAGCAGAAGTCTGGATGGATGAATacaaacacaacgtcaacttAGCCTGGAACTTGCCATTTGAG AATCATGGAATTGACATTGGGGATGTCTCCGAGAGGAAAAAACTCAGAGAGAGGTTGAACTGTAAACCTTTCAAATGGTACCTGGAAAATGTGTATCCCAAGTTAGATCCCTGGGACAACCTACTTGGCTATGGAGGA ATGAAGAATCTTGATGCTGACATGTGTCTAGACCAAGGCCCAGTGCCAGGTCACACACCCATCGCCTTCCCTTGCTACTTCTATGGACCTCAG CACACTTTTTACAGTGCGAATGGTGAGCTGTACATCGGCGGCATCAAGTCccacaaacacaatgacaacCGCTGCATAACTGACATCGGCAATAAAGAAACCGAGCCTGGTCTTTACAACTGCAAAGAGGCTATGCAGAAAGGAATGGGGATTTACTGGGACTTCACTCAG GGCAAAGAACTGAagaacaaagagacaaaaagatgCCTggagataaaagacaaaaaacttaTAGTACAGGAATGCTCTGGCCAAAGATGGGAAATCCAAAACGTAATCAAGgctttttaa